The Thermogemmatispora onikobensis genome includes the window GGCCTGCTCCTGCCCCGTGGCGGTGACATTGGTGGAGGTCTCGATCAGTACCTTAAACAGCTCTTCTTTGCTGGAGAAGTAGCGGTAAATCAGACCCTGGCTAATGCCGCTGGCCTCCGCGATATCGCTGATGCGTGTTTCCGCCAGGCCGCGGCGGGCAAAGATCTCGGCGGCTACGTGTAAAATCTGCCGCCGGCGTTCATCGCGGATCTGCTGGTTTGCTTGCTCACTGCGTGGCATCGGCTCATCCTGATAAGGTGGCGTGGCGGGTAGGTAGATAACGTCCTCTACTCGGGGCCGCCTTGATCTCAGCCCGCTCGAACTGGAACGAGCGGCTGGATTCTTTGAATGAGTAATCACTCATTCAACACATTGGAAAGTATAGCCTTCCTGCTGGCCTCTGTCAAGAGGGTGGGCAAGGAGCTGGCAGAGAGCCTGGCAGGAGGGTGGCCGAGACTGGGGCGAGAGGGTGAGAGTGAGAGGTAAGCAGGAGTCTGACGGAGCTAGGCGAGAGCATCCAGCGTATCGTCCTCTGCTGAAGGGCGGATCACCTCAAGCTGGGCCCCGAGGGTGCGTAGCTTCTCATCCAGACGCTCATAGCCGCGCTCGATATGCTCCACGCCATGCACCTCAGAGGTTCCCTCGGCGCAGAGAGCGGCCAGAATATAGGAGCAGCCGGCGCGGATATCGGGGATATCCAGACGAGCGGCGCTCAAAGGGGTGGGACCACGAACCACGCAGCTATGCAAATACTGTTTCTCGCGGAAGCGACAGGGTACCTCGCCCAGGCACTTCGTATAGAGGCCGATATGGGCCCCCATTGTTTTCAGGGCGTGGGTATAGCCGAAGCGGTCTTCATAGATTGTCTCATGGACCACCGAAATGCCATCGGCCTGGGTCAGCAGGATCGTGAAAGGCTGCTGCCAATCCGTCATAAAGCCTGGGTGGACATCCGTCTCCAGAGCGATGGGGGGGGGAGGGCGATCATCCCCAATAAAGCGAATGCCCTCATCTTCCACCTCGAAGCGCAGGCCCATCTTCGACAGCGTATTCAAGAAAGTCAGCAGCGTATCCTGCTGGGCCCCGCGCAGATAAATATCGCCTTTCGTCAGATAGGCTGCGATGGCCAGAGACACCGCCTCATTGCGGTCGCTCAAGAGCGTATGGCGGGCGCCGCGCAGGCGTTGGACCCCTTCGACAACGATGCGGCGATCCACCTTCTGCTCGATAATGGCTCCCATTTTCTGCAAGAACTTGATCAGATCGATGATCTCCGGTTCGAGGGCGGCGTTCTCAATGATCGTCACGCCGCGGGCCAGCGAAGCCGTAATCAAAAAGTTCTCGGTGGCCATCACGCTGGGAAAAGGCAAGCGGATCGTAGCCCCGTGCAGGCCACGGGGAGCGCTCATATAGTAGCGTCCGCCCAGCTCCACGATTGTCGCGCCCATCTGTTGCAGGCCGTTGAGATGGAAATCGATCGGGCGGGCTCCGATCCGATCGCCGCCAGGGAGGGGGATATCGGCCTCGCCGCAGCGATGCAGCAGGGGGCCGACTGCCAGGATCGCCATTCGATTCAAGCCGCCGATGGTTGCCGAGACCGAAGTAGAGTGAATGGCTGGCGTCCTGATCGTGAGCATATGCTCTGCTTCATTGAGCGTCACCTCTGAACCCATATCCTGGCAGAGACTGAGGGTCAGATAGAGATCACCGATGAGAGGCACATTGCGCAGCGTGCAGGGTTCCTCGCTCAGCAGCGAAGCGATGGTCATCTTGGTGACAGCATTCTTGGCTCCGCTGACCGTAACCTCGCCGTGGAGGGGGGTGCCGCCGCGGATCAAATAATAGGGAGCAGCCTTTGCAACGTCCGTCATGGATAGAGAGGTCTCCTTACCTGTTTACGAGCATTGCCCGGGGCCGTCCATAACCAGCGCAAGGCGTTGAGGCGGGAAGGAGGGTGCTTCACATAGCCTGCGCGCGCTCGTCTCCGTCCTCGTCCAAATGGTAACCAGCCTGGCCGGCGCTGGCGTTCGCCGTCGGTGGCTCTTGAGACTGGCAGGTGAGGGCTGCCTAGAGGGCCGACAATCTCGCCGCGCTCGATAGCATCGAGGAGGTCGAGCACATAATTGACACTCTGTGCCACCCCCTCGACCATCAGATAGCCGCTGGGCTTGACAGCATCGCCCACCAGAAAGAGGCCCTGTAAAGGTGTGACCGGCGAGAGATCCGTCCCCTGAGCCAGGCGATTCACCGGCCACTCGCCCCGATAGACGCTCATCGTCAAAATGCGGCAGTGGCGTTCAAAGGTTTCGCCGAAAAGTTGGCGCAGATCGGCGATGGCCAGGGCTTTCTCCTCCTCGATATTCTCGCTCTGGATTACCTGATGCGTGATGAGCAAGTGCTTGCCGGGGGGAGCCAGGCGGGGGTCGCAGTTTGTTGGCTGGACAATACCAGCGATGCGCTGCGTGTCGAGACAATACATGATCCCTCGATGTGGGATCAAAGAAACATCGCTGAGCACATGGACCTTCAGGCCCACTGCTTCGCGGTAAGCCTGATCCGCCTCGGTAGCTGTTGCCGCGCTCTGGGCCGCCTGTCGCTGCTGCTTGAGCAGCTCGGCCTGACGCACCTGGCGATTTTCGATCAGAGCGGTGGTCGCGCGCGGGCCGATATCGCTGACCAGCAGGGGAGCGTAGAGCAGCAGCTCGTCACCGCTAGTCTTGTCGCGGGCGCGCACACCTGTCACTCGCCCATCGGTGTGCAGAATCTGCTGCACCTCATGGCTGAGCAACACAGTGGCTCCCCGCTCGCGCAGGCGGCGCTCTAGCTCGGCTGCCAGCGCTCCGCAGCCACCCTCGACAATCCCAGGCGCACCATAGCGGAACATATTTTTGGTCGTGGCGACGACCTCAGCCGTTGAGACCTGATCCAGCTCCAGGCTGAGGGCGAAGCGCGCGATGCGCTCGAAGAAGGCCACCAACTCGCGATTGCGCTCGACCTTGATATGGCGCGCCAGCCAGGCGCTGAATGGTAAAGTGCTCTCGCTGGCGGGCAGCGGGCGGAAAAACATCAGATAGCCCAGGCGTAGGAACCAGAAGAACTGGCGCGGGCCCAGAAAGCGATAGACGCCGAGGAGGCCACGAGCACGCACCTGGCGCCCATGCACATGGAAGGAGCCGAAGACATCGGCGTCCAAAAGGCGGTGAGGGATCTGCAGGCGCCGCAAGGTGTGGGCCAGCACTCCGCTGCTGCCAAAAGGCACCATGTGGACAGCCCCGGTGCTGACCTGCACACCTTTGAAGGTCTTGGCGGTAAAGCGTCCACCGCAGTGATCAAGTCGCTCTAGCAGAGCCACCCGCTTGCCGCGCTGCAGCAGTTGAGCGGCGCTGAGCAATCCCCCCAGGCCAGCGCCAATGACGATGGCGTCGTAGTGAGCTTCCTGCATCTTTCTCAGAAAGAACCTGGTTTACTAGAGTTGAAAGCTGTCAGCGCTCTTCCCCGATTAGCGCTCTGAGTAGGGTATTGCACTCAGCAAGCGTGTTGAGCACGCTCTGGTGGATCTGGAAGACCTTATTCAGCTCGCGCGCTTTGCGAGCAAGGCGTGTCACATACTCGATATCGCGTGGATTGTTCGTGACGTCTTCCATCAGCTGGATCAGCTCGGACCAGGCCAGGGCCTCGCGGCTGCGGGCCACGTCGGCGATCGTTTGATCCATGCGTTCGGCCACGCGGCGGACGCCGGCGCGCAACTGATTAGCCGTCTGGGCGATTTCGGCCTCATGGTTGCGCAGGGCCTCCTGGGTTGCGTTCAGCTGTTCTTGAAGAGCGGAGACCTGTCCATCGAGCGTGGCCAGGGCTGCCATGAGAGAAGACATATCCGGCAACGCTGGCAGAGGCAGGCTGGTCAGGCGATTGAAGGTCACGCCATCGGCAGTGCTAGAAGCAAGGGGCTGAGCGACCTCTGCAGCGGCAGAAGCGGGCGCCATCGGCTCTGGCTCGCGTACTGGGCTGATGGCGACCGGCTCGGCTGCAGTGGCGCTGCTGCTGGAGCCGCTCTCGCTGCTGGGGGTGACCGGCGGAGTGGACGAGATTGATCCGCTGCTGGCCACTACCGAAGGAGGCAACTCGCTCTCTGTGTGCGTTGCAAACTGGTCAATGGAACTGGCCGTCAGACTGCTATCCTCGCGTGTCCGATAGGTCATCTCGTTCGGTTGAATGCTGATGGTTGGCAGCTCATCGACGCCGACAGCGGGAGCCTGGAAGATCAGCTCATGCTCACCGATACCAATGTGGTCGCCATCCTTCAGTGTATAAGGGACCAGTTCTTCAAGCTGTTGGCCGTTGACGAATGTTCCGTTAGCGCTCCGCTCGTCGCGCAGGATATACTGGCCATTTTCGTAGCGTACAGTTGCATGGCGGCGTGAAGTAAGCTTATCCTTGGAGAGGAGAATATCGCTGGTTGGCGCGCGTCCAATCGTAATTTCCTCTTTATCAAGGGTATATTCCTGGATCACCTCACCGCTCTCTGATTTCAGGATAAAGCGGGCGGGGTTTTTAATTTTTGGCTCCGCTGTGGCAACTGCCGCTTCATGGCTAGCGGCTGGCTGAGCGGGAGAGGGTGACAGCTCCGTTGGTGCAGATGGAGAAGCGGGAATGGTGGCATTTGGCCAGCTACCACCGGACGAAGGCGGCGACTGAGGACCAGGAGCCGCAGCTCCCCACTCATCCTGAGCTGGCACGGTTGCGTCGCCCCCGGAGAGCGGGGTCTGGGCCGGCTCATAGGCGGGAGCGGATGGAAGCAGCGGCTGACCACAACTCAAGCAGAAGCGATCGCCGGGCCGCGTCTCTGCACCACAACGGGGGCACTTGTCCATAATAGATCTCCTCCCTTTGCTAGCACGTAGGCTTTGCTTTTGTGCTCCTCGTATACCTCACAGGAGTATTTAGCGCACTCGCAAAACTGTTGCCATTATACCAGAAGTGGTCACCGGGCGTCGAGCGGGTACACAAGCGAGGGTAGGAGAGCAATCGCTCACCTGCTGTGTCACTCATTCACTCGCTGGGCAGCCCATGTTACCAGAACAGACGCCTGAACACCTCACGGATGAGATGACGCACAAAGAGGTAGGTCAAGAAAAGCGTGAGGGCGATCAGACCGACGAAGCACCAGAAGAAGCCGCGCAGTCCGGGGATGTACCAGGCCAGCAGGCCCAAAGCCACCAGAGCGGCCAGGGTGCCCCCAACGATGGCCAACAGAATCAGCCCCGCTTGCTTGAGGGGCTGATTCTGCTGGCCTGGCAAGGCATTTGCCAGCTGGAACGCTGAATCCGGCATGGGCTGGATTGGCGAAGCTCCTGACGGATCTCCCCAACCGGGGCCAGGGGATCTGTTCCTCTGGCTGCTGGCTATTCCAACCGAAGGGGACAGCTGGGCGCCGCAATTGGTGCAAAAGCGCATCTGCGAGTCATAAGGCTGGCCGCAGTAAGAGCAAATGCCTGCCCTTTGCATCTTCCTGACTCCTTTCCTATCTCCCAAGAGAACGTGCTTGAAACTGTGCCACCCCTGGGACCTGCTTTCTTCGCCCAGCGGAGTCGGAGATCCCCTTGATGGTTGCTTCTGAGCTCGTACTCTTACAGAAATTCAGCGAACACTCTGTTCTACAGCCCCTGAGTTACCTCTTCTTCTTCTTCTTCGCCGTCGCCTCCCCTCCTCTCGCGCTGCCCTGTCGCTCACCCCGGCAGCAATCAAGAGGCATCAAGAGAGAGGCACCCAGGCTACATCAGGTTGCAGCGTGTCGAAAAACTGTTTCAGTGTCTTCTCGTCGCCGGGTGCCGAAAACACAATGCTCGTCTCGCCGCGCACCCCGGAACAAATCTGGCTCGGCGTACGTGTTGGTGTTGGACTCACCCGGGCGGTTGGGCTAGCCTTGGCCTGGGGGCGGGCCGTGGCCGTGGGTGTCACCAGCGAGGCTGTGCACTGGAAGACTGACTTCTGATTGCGGTGTGGTGCCTCAGAGAGGCTAATGGCGCTCCCGTCGGGGAGGAGATAGGAGATAGAGAAGTTCCCTCCAAAAATAGGGTCGTGCACCGTACCGAGGGCGCTCACCAGACAGGCACGCGCTGGCAAGCGTGATGGTAGGTAGATAGTGAAGCCGAGCAAAGCCTGAACCTGCTTCCAATCGGTAAGGGTCCGCGGGCCACTGCTGGCAGCTGTGGCCGGAGCAGTAGCAGTAGCAGTAGCAGTAGCAGTAGCAGTCGCAGTCGCAGTGCCGGGAGTGGTCGTCGCGGTAGCGGTGGAGGCTACTGGTGAGACGGTGGCTCCCTCGTCGCGGAACAGCATTGAGGGTTTGCCGCACCAGTGGAGCTGATTCAGCGCTACAGTAGCTGCGGTAGGTGTCGCGCTTCCAGATTGATTCGGGTTGCCACCCAGCAGACCGGAGCAGGCGGCAGTCAGTGATCCCGTCAAGATCACCAGGGTCAGGAGTAGAAGCCAGCCATGTCGATGCTGTGGCGAATGGGCAGCCCGTGCCGAGCGCAGTAATGCTTTCATGGGCATCATTGAGCAGCCTACTCCTCTCCCTGGTGACCTGCGAGCCAGGGGCAAGGTGTGGGGTGGCTGCTCCTCCTTTCTATCCTCTCTCAAGGGATTGCAGCGCGGCAACGAGCAGAACTTGAGAAAGAGCGTCGTGCTTTGTCCTGGTTGCTCTTCTCCTCACCCTCTCAAGAACGAACGAGAAGAGGGAGAGAGTCAGGATCGCTCGTCGCCGTTTTGCTGCTCTATCGTGCGAGCCAGTTAATTATGCCATCCAGGCCATGCGCAAGGAGCGAGGGAGGTGCGCAGCCAGATAAGAGCAGGGGTGTCTCAGCGGCGTGTGAGTAGGGGGAAGAAGGCTGCCATCCCCCGGCTCTGGCGGCGGCTGGGTGAGCGAGATGGAGCAGGAGAGGGCGGGCGAAGTGCACTCCCTGTCCCGCCTGGAGGAGAGGCGCCTCGCCTGGTGGCTCTCTCCTCCCAGCGACAACAGTACTTTTTTCCACGCTCGCAAGAGCACCCTGCGCGCTTTGAACCCAGTATATATTACTGGTAAAGGAATTCCTATGGTCTGCTTCTCATCTGGTACCAAAAGAGGGCTTTACAGCCTTTTGGTTTAGTGCTACCATTACCCTCTGCTATTCAGGAATACGTTCATCCGGGTGTTTTTTGTCCTACTCATCCGACCCTTGTACTACCAGCGTAGGGCTGGGCACCCCTCTAGCTGCCGAGTTGTTCTGATAATCCAGGCCTGTAACCTGACATTTCTATGCCCGAAGGAACTCAATCAGAGCGAACTGACGCAGCCTGAAGGCAGAGACGAACTGCGTATGAGGTGAGAGCCGGTGAATGCAAGACAGATCTGGAAAGCGACACTGGAGCAGATACAGACCCGGGTCCAGCCGTCCGTCTACGATACCTGGTTCAGCGGCACGGTGGGTCTCTCGTTCGACGAGAACGTCTTTATGGTAGGGGTGCCCTCGGCCTTTGCCAAGGCTCAAATGGAAGTACGCTTTATCGAGATGATCCGCTCGCTCCTCTCGGAGGCGACCGGCTGTCAGCCCGAGGTGCGCTTTGTGGTCACTAAGGGTTCGACTGTCAACGAGGAGCTGCAAGCGTTGGAACAAGAGGCCGCTGTGAGTGAGAGTCCTGCCCAGCGCTTAAAGCGTGCCTATCGCGCTCCCAGGCATCGCCCGGCCTTGCGGGCAAAACTCGATGCGTCTTCACCGGCGATTGCAATGACGTCTCATGCCCCTTCTAGCGCTCGCCCGGTTCCCCATCGCGCTGAGGCCCGTGAGGAGGAACACGAGCAGGCTGCTATCTTTCTTGGATATGAACGCCCTGCCGAGGAGAAGGCTGGCGGCGGTGGCGTGCAGGAGCACCTCTTTACTCCCATTGAAGGCGGTAGCATGCTAAATCCTCGCTATACCTTTGATACTTTCATTGTCGGCAAGTCGAACCGCCTGGCTCATGCCGCCTCGAAGGCAGTCGCCGAGCGCCCCGGCTATGTCTACAATCCGCTCTTCCTCTACGGTGGGGTGGGCCTGGGTAAGACCCACCTGCTTCACGCTATCGGGCATCATGGTGAGGCTGCCGGCCTGAGCGTCCTCTATACAACCTCCGAAAAGTTCACGAATGAAATTATCAACGCCATTCGCTTTCAGAAGACGGAGGAGTTTCGCGCGAAGTATCGCCAGATCGATATTCTGCTGGTCGACGATATTCAGTTCATCGCGGGCAAGGAATCGACAGAAGAGGAGTTCTTTCATACCTTTAACGCGCTCTACGATTCCAACAAGCAGATCGTGGTGACCAGCGATCGCCCCCCAAAGGCCATTGTGAGCTTGCAGGATCGCCTGCGCTCGCGCTTTGAGTGGGGATTGCTGGCCGATATTCAGCCGCCTGATTATGAGCATCGCCAGGCAATCCTGCGCTCGAAGGCCGAGTCGATGCGTTTCCAGGTTCCCCCGGCAGTCATTGATTATATTGCTCGCCCGGAATGCCGCAGCGTGCGCGAACTGGAGGGGGCGTTGAAGCGGGTGATCGCCTATGCCACCTTACATCAGGAGCCTCTCACGGTGAACCTGGCTGCCAAAGCTCTAGAGCATATCTATAACAGTAAGCCGCCAGCAACGTTAACGGTGCGTGAGGTCTTGGAAGGGGTCTGTCGCTACTATAATGTCGATCCCGAGCAGCTGCGTGGCAAAGCTCGCGATCGAGAGATCGTCTGGCCGCGCCAGGTAGCGATGTATGTGATGCGCGAGCAGACCGATGCTTCGTTGCTCCAGATCGGCGCTGAGCTGGGCGGACGCGACCATACGACGATCATGCATGGCTGGGAAAAGGTGCAGGCGGAGATGGCGACCAATGACCGTGTGCGCCGTGAGATCGCGGCGGTCATTGAGACGATCGAGCAATCTAGAATGGATCTGCGGCGGCTCTGATTGGCCGCTGCGCTCTCCTGCTGATCTGACTGAGTAAGGCGGGCTAAAGCCCTTCCATTCAGGATCGGTTGGCGCTCAGGTGGCGCAGCAGAGCCATAACGAGAGCAATCGCCAGACTGGCAATAGCGTGCGTCAGAGAGGTTGGCGCAGCGCCGGTCTGGCTATATTTTTGGCCCTGGCCCTGTGCGGGCTTATCAGGGATCTCGGGGAGAAGCTGCCTGACTGTCAGCCAGGGCGCTTCTGGCTCTGAGGGGAGCTGACCTGTCCACAGGAACAGGGAGCAATCTGTCCGCTTGCCCGGTGTCTGCTCTGTGGGTCTCGCCCCATAATGGTCCTTGCTTGTGGTTGAGTGCTTCAACAAGCAAGGAGGTCCATTAGCTATGACGTCTGCTTCTCTGAGGGCTGAGCGTACCGGGTTAATCACCGGAGCCTCTCGTGGTTTGGGGCTGGCTCTGGCTCGTGAGCTGGCTCGTGCGGGCTGGCGGCTCATTATCGATGCGCGCACTCCTGGCGAGCTGGAGGAGGCACGCGCCGAGCTGGCTCGCTGGAGCGAGATAGTGGCTCTGGCTGGCGATGTCGGCGATGCTGAGCACCAGCAGGCTTTGACCAGTGCTGCGGCGCGCTGGGGGAGGCTCGACCTGCTGGTCAATAACGCCAGTATTCTTGGCCCCAGTCCTCAGCCGTTTCTGCTGGATTATCCCCTGACGGAGCTGGAGCGAGTCTATCGCGTCAATACCTTTGCGCCTCTTGCGCTTATCCAGCTATTGCATCGCTATCTATCTTCTGGTGCCTGTATCATCAATGTTACCAGCGATGCGGCCCGTGAACCGTATCCTGGCTGGGGTGGCTATGGCTCAAGCAAAGCGGCGCTGGAGCAGCTGACCCTCATTCTGGCGGCAGAGCAGCCGCAGTGGCGGGTCTACCTGGTTGACCCTGGTGATATGAGGACGCGCCTGCATCAGGAGGCTTTCCCCGGTGAGGATATCAGTGATCGGCCTCCTCCAGAGGTGAGTGTGCCGGGCTTGTTAGCCTTGATTGAGGGAAGCTATGCCTCTGGGCGCTATCTGGCCCGTGAGGTGAAAGCTTGATGCCGGCAATGGATGCAGATGGGAGCCTTCTGGCTGTCAGAAGAATGGTAGGTACCTATGAGGACGTTCGAGCGATCTTGGCTTGAGCAAGAGTCGGGGGACGGAGGGCGTGAGGGGGGTGCTGATCCGGGAACTGATTCCAAGGGAGAGCGATCGACGGTTGGGCTGGAGCTGACCACTTTCTCCTTTGAGCTACCGCCTCAGCTGGAGGCAGGGGAGCCGCCCGAGGCGCGTGGTCTAGCCCGCGATGAGATACGTTTGCTGGTCTCGTATCGCCGTGACCATCGCCTGGTGCATGCCCGCTTTCGAGAGCTGCCAACCTTTCTCAAGCGAGGCGATGTGCTGGTGATCAATACCAGCGGCACCATGAAAGCTGCGCTGCCCGCTGAGCGAGCTGGCGGAGAGCCAATAGAGCTACATCTCTCGACGTGTCTGCCGGCTGGTCTCTGGGTAGTTGAGTTGCGCCTACCTCTTTCTGAAGGCTCGCAGCCTTTTTTCGGAGGCCGGCCTGGCGAAGTACTGACTTTGCCGCAAGGGGGGCGGGTGATGCTGCATGCTCCCTACGTGTCTCGTGCGCGCTCTGAAGCTGCTGGTCGGCAACGGCTCTGGGTGGCAACCTTTGAACTGCCGGAGCCTCTGGAGGCCTATCTGGAGCGCTATGGTTTCCCGATTCGTTACGGCTACGTCCAGCGCAAGTGGCCAATCGACTATTATCGCTCGGTCTTTGTCACAGAGGTCGGCAGTGCGGAGATGCCTTCGGCCAGTCGTCCATTTACGGCTGAGCTGGTGACGCGGCTGGTGGTAGAAGGGGTCCAGTTCGCGCCTCTGCTGTTGCATACGGGAGTAGCCAGTCTGGAAGCGCATGAGCCGCCCTACGAGGAGTACTATCGTGTGCCTGCTGAGAGTGCCGAGCTGGTCAATGCAGCTCGCCGGCATGGGCGGCGAGTCATCGCCATAGGGACAACACCAATGCGAGCGCTAGAGACGGTTGCTGATGAGTATGGAGAGGTGCATCCTGGTGAGGGCTGGACCGATCTGGTGATTACTCCGCAGCGGGGGCTGCGTGTCGTCAACGGGTTGCTGACGGGCTTCCATGAGCCGCAGGCGTCGCATCTGGCCCTCTTAGAGGCCCTGGCTGGACGCGAGCATGTAGAGCAAGCCTATGCGGCGGCGCTTCAGGAAGGCTATCTCTGGCATGAGTTTGGCGACATCCATCTGATTTTACCCTGAGCGATAGGTGGTTGTCAGGACCGGCAGGCGCAGAGACGATCAGGCAAGTACTGGCGCGTGGATGTCATCCCTCGGTTCGGGGTGAGATCTTGCCTCCGGGTCAGCGCCGACTGTGGCCCGGCGGCCTCTTGCCTGGTCGGACCGCGCCCGCTGGTCAGCTCTCTTGTAGCGGCGCCTGACTTACCCCTGCTGGACGACCTGGCTCTGGCGTACTGCTGTAACTAGCCAGTGATACAGCTTTTCCGTTTCGGGGGTGAGCTGGTCGCTCGAGATGAAAGGGTAGACGGGACGGTTGTACTCGTAGCCCTTGCGGGCAGTGGAGGTCACGGTGGCCTGCCAGCCCAGGGACGCCAGGAGAGAGACGGGGTCATCGATGGTTCCGATCCAGGGAACGCCGAGCCGCGAGACGCGCTCCATACGCTGGCGTGTTAAGGGAGAGCTGGTCATGGCGCTATGGATCGCGTCGAAGGCCAGCCAGCTCTGAGGAGCGCTCAGCTTGCTGATCAGCCCGAGCAATTGATGGATAGCCTCATTGGGCAAGTAGAAGAGCAGGCCCTCAACGAGCCAGATTGCAGGGAGTGCTGGATCGTAGCCAGCCTCCAGTAGGTGGGTGGGCCAGGAAGTCTCGGTCAAATCGGCGGGGATAAGATGCCGTCGGCAGCCCGGGCGGGCTTGCTGGGCCTGCAGGATGCCCTCTTTGTAGTGGAGTACGTCGGGCTGATCCAACTCGAAGACAGTCATGGCTGGCGGCCATTCCAGTCGGAAAGCACGTGTATCGAGGCCGCAGGCAGGCATGACAAGCTGACGAATGCCTTGCTCATTGACGATGCGCTGCACGAAATCATCGAAAAAGCGTGTGCGTACAATGATACTACCACCTGCATCTTCGAGCTGGCGAAAACGCCGTTCACCCTCGGCTCCGGCCAGAGCGGCGGCCCAGGGATCGGTGAAGAGGCGGTCCTCGCGCAGGCTCTCATGAGCGCGCACTGCGGCTGTCATATAAGCAGTGTAGCCTATCGAGGCTTTCTGGGCTGAGGTAGAGCTGTGCTCTGACATCGTGTTCATCCTTTCCAGGGCAGGCTTGTTTGCCTGGAGCAAGAGCTAACCAGGGGTAGCAGTGCTGTGGCCAGGCGTGGCCTGGCCTCTTGCTCAGGGCAATGCTGGGCTTGAGCTACACCTGTGGAGTGAAGCCTTGAAGAGCCTGAGCAGCGGTTTGGGTATCAACCAAGGTAGAGAAGGGAGGAATCTTCTTCACCGCCCCTGTTTGAAGGGCAAAGGAAGCGGTCACGTTATAGCCCCGCTCGTTGACGATGGGCGTGGTTGCGTAGGAAGAACGCAGGTCCTGGGCAGCGGCGGCAGCGGTCTTGTCGTCGATGTGAGTATACTTCTGCAAGATCTTGATGGCCTGGTCGGGATACTTCTGGATGAAGGCTAAAGCCATAGCCATAGCGCGCACGAGGGCCTTGAAGGTGTTGGGCTTGGCTCGAATCAGGCTGGCCTTGGCGTAGAAGACCGAGTTGAGCTGGCCCTGCATTTGAGGGACATCGCCGCGCAGGGGACTGATGAAGATGCGTCCCAGGCCCTGAGTTTGGACGGCCTCGCCGACAGGTTTGTAGAAGCTGAGGGCGTCGACACGGCCTGCTTTCAGGGCTGCCACCGCGGCGGAAACGTTGTTGCCGACAGCCACGAGGGTGGCGGACTTGTTGACGTCCAGACCAAAGAGGTGGAAGAGGTAGCTGACAAAGCCGCCGGTTTGGCCAGTAGCGGAAATGACGCCGATCTTTTTGCCGACGAGGGCTTTGACCTTGGCCTCCAGGGGGCTGCTTGCGGAGAGGCCAGTCTGCTGCAGGAACTTGTTACTGACGGTGATATCGTTGGGGAAGGCCACCTGGAGCTGGCCGATGACCTTGACGTCAGCGTCGACCTGCGAAACCAGGAAGGCTTCGGTGAGGAGGCCGCCGACGGCCACCTCAACAGCACCGGAATGGATGGCCTCAGCCATTTGGGGACTGGTGGGTTCAAGCTGGAAGGGGGTAGGGTAGATGGTGAGGCCCTGAGCCTGGAAGTAGCCCTTGTCAAGGGCTACCAGATCTGGCAGGAAGGGAGCTGAAAGACTGTCAACTGCTACCTTCAATCTCATGTTATCCTGGCTCTGGCTGCTCGATGGAGGGGGAGCGCTGGCGCCACAGGCGCTGGTAGCGGACAGCAGCAAGACCAGGATGAGAGCAAGCAGCAAGGAATTGGAATGTCTGAGGAGCCAACGCTGTTGCCTGAGCATTAGTGGGCTCTCCTTAAGTGGCTTGCCGAGCAAACTGTCCATTGAACGATGAACGAACGGGTTTCAGGTATCCTCGGAGCTAGCAGAGGATAGTCAGCAGGCCAGGCTGGTGCTGGCTGTGCTGATGGTGCTAAGGGCGATTTGGCGATAGGAGCGATGCTGATAATGCAAAAGCTAGTGCTATGCGCGACACTCCTCCTGTAGCAGGCTGGTTGGGCAGTCATTTCCCACGAGCTGGCAGCTTAGGCTACC containing:
- the dnaA gene encoding chromosomal replication initiator protein DnaA, which encodes MNARQIWKATLEQIQTRVQPSVYDTWFSGTVGLSFDENVFMVGVPSAFAKAQMEVRFIEMIRSLLSEATGCQPEVRFVVTKGSTVNEELQALEQEAAVSESPAQRLKRAYRAPRHRPALRAKLDASSPAIAMTSHAPSSARPVPHRAEAREEEHEQAAIFLGYERPAEEKAGGGGVQEHLFTPIEGGSMLNPRYTFDTFIVGKSNRLAHAASKAVAERPGYVYNPLFLYGGVGLGKTHLLHAIGHHGEAAGLSVLYTTSEKFTNEIINAIRFQKTEEFRAKYRQIDILLVDDIQFIAGKESTEEEFFHTFNALYDSNKQIVVTSDRPPKAIVSLQDRLRSRFEWGLLADIQPPDYEHRQAILRSKAESMRFQVPPAVIDYIARPECRSVRELEGALKRVIAYATLHQEPLTVNLAAKALEHIYNSKPPATLTVREVLEGVCRYYNVDPEQLRGKARDREIVWPRQVAMYVMREQTDASLLQIGAELGGRDHTTIMHGWEKVQAEMATNDRVRREIAAVIETIEQSRMDLRRL
- a CDS encoding SDR family oxidoreductase — encoded protein: MTSASLRAERTGLITGASRGLGLALARELARAGWRLIIDARTPGELEEARAELARWSEIVALAGDVGDAEHQQALTSAAARWGRLDLLVNNASILGPSPQPFLLDYPLTELERVYRVNTFAPLALIQLLHRYLSSGACIINVTSDAAREPYPGWGGYGSSKAALEQLTLILAAEQPQWRVYLVDPGDMRTRLHQEAFPGEDISDRPPPEVSVPGLLALIEGSYASGRYLAREVKA
- a CDS encoding S-adenosylmethionine:tRNA ribosyltransferase-isomerase, which encodes MRTFERSWLEQESGDGGREGGADPGTDSKGERSTVGLELTTFSFELPPQLEAGEPPEARGLARDEIRLLVSYRRDHRLVHARFRELPTFLKRGDVLVINTSGTMKAALPAERAGGEPIELHLSTCLPAGLWVVELRLPLSEGSQPFFGGRPGEVLTLPQGGRVMLHAPYVSRARSEAAGRQRLWVATFELPEPLEAYLERYGFPIRYGYVQRKWPIDYYRSVFVTEVGSAEMPSASRPFTAELVTRLVVEGVQFAPLLLHTGVASLEAHEPPYEEYYRVPAESAELVNAARRHGRRVIAIGTTPMRALETVADEYGEVHPGEGWTDLVITPQRGLRVVNGLLTGFHEPQASHLALLEALAGREHVEQAYAAALQEGYLWHEFGDIHLILP
- a CDS encoding SAM-dependent methyltransferase, with the translated sequence MSEHSSTSAQKASIGYTAYMTAAVRAHESLREDRLFTDPWAAALAGAEGERRFRQLEDAGGSIIVRTRFFDDFVQRIVNEQGIRQLVMPACGLDTRAFRLEWPPAMTVFELDQPDVLHYKEGILQAQQARPGCRRHLIPADLTETSWPTHLLEAGYDPALPAIWLVEGLLFYLPNEAIHQLLGLISKLSAPQSWLAFDAIHSAMTSSPLTRQRMERVSRLGVPWIGTIDDPVSLLASLGWQATVTSTARKGYEYNRPVYPFISSDQLTPETEKLYHWLVTAVRQSQVVQQG
- a CDS encoding ABC transporter substrate-binding protein; the encoded protein is MLRQQRWLLRHSNSLLLALILVLLLSATSACGASAPPPSSSQSQDNMRLKVAVDSLSAPFLPDLVALDKGYFQAQGLTIYPTPFQLEPTSPQMAEAIHSGAVEVAVGGLLTEAFLVSQVDADVKVIGQLQVAFPNDITVSNKFLQQTGLSASSPLEAKVKALVGKKIGVISATGQTGGFVSYLFHLFGLDVNKSATLVAVGNNVSAAVAALKAGRVDALSFYKPVGEAVQTQGLGRIFISPLRGDVPQMQGQLNSVFYAKASLIRAKPNTFKALVRAMAMALAFIQKYPDQAIKILQKYTHIDDKTAAAAAQDLRSSYATTPIVNERGYNVTASFALQTGAVKKIPPFSTLVDTQTAAQALQGFTPQV